From Gemmatimonadaceae bacterium, a single genomic window includes:
- a CDS encoding Ig-like domain-containing protein, with protein sequence MFAVALAACSNDNSQPGVGCGGFIVPGTVVLRPGVELTIRNAQGQAAASGDSAFVVRGSASNQGGQVRDSLTLDLYTGTGTFDILLRRPFYRDTTLRNVVVQAGDCGTVLTTSLAVTLQPVAGAPPVRSVAVFGADFLPNAGAQARLVAVVDADAGVSHAVTWRSNDTTLARIDQTGLVTAQCTTRGGTDSVTAKSVVDTTKRATLLFGVAPATKC encoded by the coding sequence GTGTTCGCCGTCGCTCTCGCGGCGTGCAGCAACGACAATTCCCAGCCGGGTGTCGGCTGCGGCGGATTCATCGTACCCGGCACCGTGGTGCTGCGACCAGGCGTCGAACTCACCATCCGCAACGCGCAGGGTCAAGCCGCCGCATCCGGAGACTCGGCATTCGTGGTGCGCGGCAGCGCCAGCAACCAGGGCGGGCAGGTGCGAGATAGTCTCACGCTCGACCTCTACACCGGGACCGGCACCTTCGACATTCTGTTGAGACGACCTTTCTACCGCGACACGACACTCAGAAACGTGGTAGTGCAGGCGGGCGACTGCGGCACCGTCCTCACGACGAGCTTGGCCGTGACGCTACAGCCGGTCGCCGGAGCACCGCCGGTCCGTTCGGTCGCTGTATTCGGCGCCGACTTCCTTCCGAACGCGGGCGCACAGGCGCGACTCGTCGCCGTGGTCGATGCAGATGCCGGCGTCTCGCACGCCGTGACGTGGCGCTCGAACGACACCACGCTCGCTCGCATCGACCAAACGGGGCTCGTCACGGCGCAATGCACGACGCGCGGGGGCACCGACAGCGTGACAGCGAAATCAGTCGTCGATACGACCAAACGCGCGACACTGCTGTTCGGCGTGGCACCGGCAACCAAGTGTTGA
- a CDS encoding peptidylprolyl isomerase — translation MRAGARVVVFAVAVVAGTSCTIPFAHRGAPDPNRPVPDSFLVSFETSRGRFDVMARKAWAPNGVDHFYTLVGNRYYDGARFFRVVKNFVAQFGLAADPERTAAWRLRAIADEPVKHTNARGVIAYARGGPGTRSTQLFINLKDNARLDTLNGFGFPPIAEVVSGMDVVDSLYSGYGEATPRTGAIAGRSGPSQDSIGRQGNVYLQRGWPKLDYIKRARIVHEWRGADEP, via the coding sequence ATGAGAGCCGGCGCACGAGTCGTCGTTTTCGCCGTGGCGGTCGTCGCCGGCACGTCGTGCACGATACCGTTCGCGCACCGCGGTGCGCCCGATCCCAATCGTCCGGTCCCGGACAGCTTTCTCGTCTCGTTCGAGACGAGCCGAGGACGATTCGACGTGATGGCGCGGAAGGCGTGGGCGCCGAATGGCGTCGATCACTTTTACACGCTGGTCGGCAATCGATACTATGACGGCGCGCGCTTCTTTCGCGTCGTCAAGAATTTCGTCGCGCAGTTCGGTCTTGCCGCCGATCCCGAACGAACGGCCGCGTGGCGTTTGCGTGCGATCGCCGATGAGCCGGTGAAGCACACCAACGCGCGCGGCGTCATCGCCTACGCGCGTGGCGGGCCGGGCACGCGCTCGACGCAGCTGTTCATCAATCTCAAGGACAATGCGCGGCTCGACACGTTGAACGGCTTTGGATTCCCACCCATCGCTGAAGTCGTATCGGGCATGGACGTCGTCGACTCGTTGTATTCGGGCTACGGCGAAGCGACGCCGCGCACCGGCGCGATCGCGGGGCGCTCGGGTCCGTCGCAGGATTCGATCGGACGCCAGGGCAACGTCTATCTCCAACGTGGGTGGCCAAAGCTCGATTACATCAAGCGCGCGCGTATCGTGCACGAGTGGCGTGGAGCGGACGAGCCGTGA
- a CDS encoding succinate dehydrogenase/fumarate reductase iron-sulfur subunit, which produces MTAPGGRPNDAFTAAQQAQDAAAKHTTRTFKIWRGDQGKGAFVEYQQDVVEGMVVLDAVHEIQATQANDLACRWNCKAGKCGSCSAEINGMPKLMCMTRLAELDVDAPVTIEPMRAFPHVRDLVTDVSWNYEVKKKIKKFTPRPPDAADGTWRMQQSDIDRVQEFRKCIECFLCQDVCHVLRDHHKHDGFIGPRFLVHTAAMEMHPLDTADRVPELRKEFGIGYCNITKCCTKVCPEHITITDNAIIPLKERVVDEYFDPIGKLVKIYSRRKK; this is translated from the coding sequence ATGACGGCTCCGGGTGGGCGACCAAACGATGCATTCACCGCCGCGCAGCAAGCACAGGATGCGGCCGCGAAGCACACGACGCGCACGTTCAAGATCTGGCGCGGCGATCAGGGCAAGGGCGCATTCGTCGAGTACCAGCAGGACGTCGTCGAGGGCATGGTGGTCCTCGACGCGGTCCACGAGATCCAGGCGACCCAGGCGAACGACCTGGCCTGCCGCTGGAACTGCAAGGCCGGCAAATGCGGATCATGCTCGGCGGAAATCAACGGCATGCCGAAGCTGATGTGCATGACGCGCCTGGCCGAGCTCGACGTGGACGCGCCGGTGACGATCGAGCCGATGCGCGCCTTTCCGCACGTGCGCGATCTCGTGACCGACGTGTCCTGGAACTACGAGGTCAAGAAGAAGATCAAGAAGTTCACGCCGCGTCCGCCGGACGCCGCGGACGGCACGTGGCGCATGCAGCAGAGCGACATCGATCGAGTGCAGGAATTCAGAAAATGTATCGAATGCTTTCTGTGCCAGGATGTCTGCCATGTCCTGCGCGACCATCACAAGCATGATGGGTTCATCGGCCCGCGTTTCCTGGTCCATACCGCGGCGATGGAGATGCATCCGCTCGACACGGCGGATCGCGTGCCCGAGCTGCGCAAGGAGTTCGGGATCGGCTACTGCAACATCACCAAGTGCTGCACCAAGGTGTGTCCCGAGCACATCACGATCACCGACAACGCGATCATTCCATTGAAGGAGCGCGTCGTCGATGAATACTTCGATCCGATCGGCAAGCTGGTGAAGATCTACTCGCGGCGGAAGAAGTAG
- a CDS encoding c-type cytochrome: MRRISFLRFTRLVFMTCAASASLSAQAPGKFPPDSLVNTKIIPRNTPPIQVVGIMRNFAIDLGVRCQFCHVGREGQPLAQFDFASDEKQTKAIARQMMLMAQEINRRVDTLPGHSAQSIQVTCRTCHRGVSKPTPLSAIVADAAIASGADSALRAYRALKERYVNGDAYDFREASLNTAAFRTARANKVSDALALLDFNEQLFPGSSAMSVFRGNILLMRGDTTAAAAAFNEAIKRDSTNTEARGRLRDIGRAR; encoded by the coding sequence ATGCGTCGCATCAGCTTCCTGCGATTCACTCGTTTGGTCTTCATGACCTGTGCGGCATCCGCCTCGCTGAGCGCGCAAGCCCCCGGGAAGTTTCCGCCCGACTCCCTCGTCAACACGAAGATCATCCCGCGGAACACGCCGCCGATTCAGGTCGTTGGCATCATGCGCAACTTCGCCATCGACCTCGGCGTGCGATGCCAATTCTGTCATGTGGGCCGCGAGGGGCAGCCGCTCGCGCAATTCGATTTTGCCTCGGATGAGAAGCAGACGAAGGCGATCGCGCGACAGATGATGCTGATGGCCCAGGAGATCAACCGTCGCGTCGACACGTTGCCGGGGCATTCGGCGCAAAGCATTCAGGTGACGTGCCGAACGTGCCATCGAGGCGTGAGCAAACCGACTCCACTGTCAGCCATTGTCGCCGACGCGGCGATTGCCTCGGGTGCCGACTCGGCGCTGCGTGCGTATCGTGCGCTCAAGGAGCGCTACGTCAACGGCGACGCGTATGACTTTCGCGAGGCCTCGTTGAACACCGCCGCCTTCCGCACCGCTCGCGCGAACAAGGTGAGTGACGCGCTGGCACTGCTCGACTTCAACGAGCAGCTGTTTCCAGGCTCGTCGGCCATGTCGGTGTTCCGCGGCAACATCCTGTTGATGCGCGGCGACACGACGGCCGCCGCCGCCGCGTTCAACGAGGCGATCAAACGCGATTCGACCAACACCGAGGCGCGAGGCAGACTGAGGGATATCGGCCGGGCGCGATAG
- a CDS encoding energy transducer TonB has protein sequence MRALSVLLMAAVHALPVAGQQSDSARCDSIVGASRADSVQAALFLSVRRVDGPPFVGEQAHRILTSIGSGFVAPRPFRLNVFSGPSLARTLRVRGGDTAVTLRAPTVTAIYRVTTSAAGIEEILVTRAGLMTGFDSAAVDAIRTGAVANPAFAPLSGDYTTSFNVVWSTDSTAGAMRLASAQFPRMPVVDASALENDPPPPFPPAARANDLDEGEVVLRFVIDLDGLPNFDTIELVRSTDASFTRAALVALSKHRFRPATIRGCAVAQQVEYAMTFSLPEPPTH, from the coding sequence ATGCGCGCCCTCAGCGTCCTGCTCATGGCCGCCGTACACGCGCTTCCTGTCGCGGGGCAACAATCGGATTCGGCGCGGTGCGACTCGATCGTTGGCGCGTCACGCGCCGACAGCGTCCAGGCGGCGCTGTTTCTATCGGTTCGCCGAGTCGACGGGCCACCGTTCGTCGGCGAGCAAGCACACCGCATTCTCACGAGCATCGGGTCCGGGTTCGTCGCACCGCGGCCATTCCGGTTGAACGTGTTCTCCGGTCCCTCGCTCGCGCGAACGCTGCGTGTTCGCGGCGGGGACACGGCAGTGACCCTGCGCGCGCCCACGGTTACCGCGATCTATCGCGTCACCACGTCAGCCGCGGGCATCGAGGAAATACTCGTCACGCGCGCCGGGCTCATGACGGGGTTCGACTCCGCCGCGGTGGATGCCATTCGGACGGGAGCGGTCGCCAATCCCGCCTTCGCACCGCTGAGTGGCGACTACACGACGAGCTTCAACGTGGTCTGGTCCACCGACTCGACGGCCGGCGCCATGCGATTGGCGTCCGCGCAATTCCCACGAATGCCGGTGGTGGACGCGAGCGCGCTGGAGAACGACCCACCACCTCCATTCCCGCCGGCAGCGCGCGCGAACGATCTCGACGAAGGCGAAGTCGTGCTGCGGTTTGTCATCGACCTGGACGGGTTGCCGAATTTCGACACCATCGAGCTCGTTCGCTCGACGGATGCGAGCTTTACCCGCGCCGCGCTCGTGGCGCTGTCGAAGCATCGCTTTCGGCCGGCGACCATTCGCGGGTGCGCGGTCGCGCAGCAGGTCGAGTACGCGATGACATTCTCGCTTCCCGAGCCGCCGACGCATTGA
- a CDS encoding fumarate reductase/succinate dehydrogenase flavoprotein subunit, producing MSFVEYQTTEHDVLVIGAGGAGLRAAIEASAHGVKVGLVCKSLLGKAHTVMAEGGMAAAMGNVDDRDNWRVHFADTMRGGQYINNWRMAELHAKEAPDRVKELEAWGAVFDRTADGRILQRNFGGHRYPRLAHVGDRTGLELIRTLQDHGIHQGIDVFMEVTVVTLLKDGDRIAGAFAYDRERGRFRLFQAKSVILATGGVGRAFKITSNSWEYTGDGHSLAYHAGAALQDMEFIQFHPTGMIWPPSVRGILVTEGVRGEGGVLKNRDGKRFMFENIPDNYKAQTADNPEEGWKYTQGDKNSRRPPELLTRDHVARMIVREVREGRGSPHGGVFLDISWIKEKLPNAEEHIKRKLPSMYHQFMQLAGVDITKEPMEIGPTCHYIMGGVRVDGESQMSTVPGLFACGEVAAGLHGANRLGGNSLSDLIVFGKRAGEHAALFAKQNGAAKPNQADVDDAARMALAPFNRESAEGPYQVQEALQEVMQDNVNIVRAQEQMEFALGEVGKLKHRAEQVGVKGNREYNPGWHTALDLKNLLTVSEAITRCAIERKESRGGHFRDDYPEKDPAYATFNLVVQKGRGGDGEMELRREPIASMPEHLNAVIEEMK from the coding sequence ATGAGTTTTGTAGAATATCAAACTACTGAACACGACGTACTCGTCATCGGCGCGGGCGGCGCCGGCCTGCGCGCGGCGATCGAAGCGTCGGCGCACGGCGTCAAGGTCGGTCTCGTCTGCAAATCGCTGCTCGGCAAAGCGCACACCGTGATGGCCGAGGGCGGCATGGCCGCGGCGATGGGCAACGTCGACGATCGCGACAACTGGCGCGTGCACTTCGCCGACACCATGCGCGGCGGGCAGTACATCAACAACTGGCGCATGGCCGAGCTGCACGCGAAGGAAGCGCCCGATCGCGTGAAGGAGCTCGAGGCGTGGGGCGCAGTGTTCGATCGCACCGCCGACGGCCGCATTCTGCAGCGCAACTTCGGCGGCCACCGGTATCCGCGTCTGGCGCACGTCGGCGACCGCACCGGCCTCGAGCTGATTCGCACGCTGCAGGATCACGGCATCCATCAAGGCATCGACGTCTTCATGGAGGTCACGGTCGTCACCCTCCTCAAGGACGGTGACCGCATCGCCGGCGCTTTTGCCTACGACCGCGAGCGCGGCCGTTTTCGTCTGTTTCAGGCAAAATCGGTCATCCTCGCCACGGGCGGCGTCGGACGGGCGTTCAAGATCACGTCGAACAGCTGGGAGTACACGGGCGACGGCCATTCACTCGCCTACCATGCCGGCGCGGCGCTCCAGGACATGGAGTTCATCCAGTTCCATCCCACCGGCATGATCTGGCCGCCGAGCGTGCGCGGCATTCTCGTGACGGAAGGCGTGCGCGGCGAAGGCGGCGTATTAAAGAATCGTGATGGCAAGCGATTCATGTTCGAGAACATCCCCGACAACTACAAGGCGCAAACCGCCGACAATCCCGAAGAAGGGTGGAAGTACACGCAGGGCGACAAGAATTCGCGGCGCCCGCCCGAGCTGCTCACGCGCGACCACGTGGCGCGCATGATCGTGCGCGAGGTGCGCGAAGGACGCGGCTCACCGCACGGCGGCGTGTTCCTCGACATCTCGTGGATCAAGGAAAAGCTCCCGAACGCCGAGGAGCACATCAAGCGCAAGCTGCCGAGCATGTATCACCAGTTCATGCAGCTGGCGGGCGTCGACATCACGAAGGAACCGATGGAGATCGGCCCGACGTGCCACTACATCATGGGCGGCGTGCGCGTCGACGGTGAATCGCAGATGTCGACCGTCCCCGGACTCTTTGCGTGCGGCGAAGTCGCCGCCGGGCTGCACGGCGCCAATCGACTCGGCGGCAACTCGCTGTCGGATCTCATCGTGTTCGGCAAGCGCGCGGGCGAACATGCGGCATTGTTCGCCAAGCAAAACGGCGCGGCGAAACCAAATCAGGCCGACGTGGATGACGCGGCGCGCATGGCACTCGCGCCATTCAATCGTGAGAGCGCGGAAGGACCGTATCAAGTGCAGGAAGCCCTGCAGGAAGTGATGCAGGACAACGTCAACATCGTTCGCGCGCAGGAGCAGATGGAATTCGCGCTCGGCGAGGTCGGCAAGCTCAAGCACCGCGCCGAGCAGGTCGGTGTGAAGGGCAATCGCGAGTACAATCCGGGCTGGCACACCGCGCTCGATCTGAAGAATCTGCTCACGGTGTCCGAGGCGATCACGCGCTGCGCGATCGAACGCAAGGAAAGCCGCGGCGGACATTTTCGCGATGACTATCCGGAGAAGGATCCGGCGTACGCGACGTTCAACCTCGTCGTGCAGAAGGGACGAGGAGGCGACGGAGAGATGGAGCTGCGCCGCGAGCCGATCGCGTCCATGCCCGAGCATCTGAACGCCGTGATCGAGGAGATGAAATGA
- a CDS encoding threonine/serine dehydratase encodes MPLPAVPDDVRTSAPFITADAVRDTARRIAPYIRRTPVIELDAAGAPPATVKLELLQHSGSFKVRGAFANLLLRDIPPEGVFAATGGNHGAAVAYAAQQLGIPATIFAPVISSPAKIDRIRSYGATLVLGGASYADALAASEAWAADRDVLSVHAFDQRETMLGQATVAVELEEQVPDADTVLVAVGGGGLLGGVAAWYQHRVRVFGVEPTGAPTLSRALEAGRPVNTDIDTTCIAADSLAPRSVGTHVFDVVKPVIAGAVLVSDDDIRAAQHFLWNALRIVAEPGGATAFAALLSGKYVPAANERVAVVISGGNTTAVQFT; translated from the coding sequence ATGCCGCTACCCGCAGTGCCCGACGACGTCCGGACGTCCGCGCCGTTCATCACCGCCGACGCTGTTCGCGATACGGCGCGACGCATCGCCCCCTACATTCGCCGCACGCCGGTCATCGAATTGGACGCGGCCGGCGCTCCGCCCGCCACGGTCAAGCTCGAGCTGCTGCAACACTCCGGCTCATTCAAGGTGCGCGGCGCATTCGCCAACCTGCTCCTCCGCGACATTCCACCCGAAGGCGTCTTCGCCGCGACCGGCGGCAACCACGGCGCCGCCGTCGCGTACGCCGCGCAGCAGCTCGGCATTCCCGCCACGATCTTCGCGCCGGTCATCTCGTCACCCGCCAAGATCGACCGCATTCGCTCGTACGGCGCGACGCTCGTCCTCGGCGGTGCGTCGTATGCCGACGCACTCGCGGCGAGCGAAGCCTGGGCGGCGGACCGCGACGTTCTCTCCGTGCACGCCTTCGATCAGCGCGAAACAATGCTCGGCCAGGCGACGGTCGCCGTCGAGCTCGAGGAGCAAGTTCCCGACGCCGACACGGTGCTCGTCGCCGTCGGCGGCGGCGGATTGCTCGGCGGTGTCGCCGCCTGGTATCAGCACCGGGTACGCGTCTTCGGCGTCGAGCCCACGGGCGCGCCGACACTGTCCAGGGCGCTCGAGGCCGGACGCCCCGTGAACACCGACATCGACACGACGTGCATCGCGGCCGATTCGCTCGCGCCGCGCAGCGTCGGCACGCACGTGTTTGACGTCGTGAAGCCGGTGATCGCCGGCGCGGTGCTCGTCTCCGACGACGACATTCGGGCCGCGCAGCATTTCCTGTGGAACGCGCTGCGCATCGTCGCCGAGCCGGGCGGTGCGACGGCGTTTGCCGCGTTGCTCTCGGGGAAGTACGTGCCGGCCGCGAACGAACGCGTGGCCGTCGTAATCAGCGGCGGCAATACGACCGCGGTGCAATTCACATGA
- a CDS encoding helix-turn-helix transcriptional regulator, translated as MSAAHPRFSSAHLLRCLTAVDNERRLQILHWLKEPAKHFRAQIDGDLETDGVCGVLIAEKLGVSQPTVSQHMRLLVASRLVDAKRIKQWTFYKRNEKAIADFKRNVRENL; from the coding sequence ATGAGCGCCGCGCATCCGCGATTCAGCTCGGCGCATCTCCTCCGCTGCCTGACCGCCGTCGACAACGAGCGACGCCTTCAGATTCTGCACTGGCTCAAGGAGCCGGCGAAACATTTCCGCGCGCAGATCGACGGCGATCTCGAGACCGACGGCGTGTGCGGCGTGTTGATCGCGGAGAAGCTGGGCGTCAGCCAACCGACCGTGAGCCAGCACATGCGCCTGCTCGTCGCGTCGCGGCTCGTCGACGCAAAACGGATCAAGCAGTGGACGTTCTACAAGCGGAACGAAAAAGCGATCGCGGACTTCAAACGCAACGTTCGCGAGAATCTCTGA
- a CDS encoding aldo/keto reductase, which produces MQFTTLGHTGLTVSRICLGCMSYGSSKWRPWVLDESDARPFYKKALDAGINFFDTADMYSLGASEEVTGRALRSMANMDEIVLATKVFNAMSDGPNMKGLSRKHITQGVEASLKRLGVETIDLYQIHRFDHTTPVDETLAALNHLVESGKVRYLGASSGFAWELMRALSISERNGWARFVSMQPQYNLLYREEEREMIPLCRTEGIGIIPWSPLGRGKLTRPRAEQKGASIRSENDPYAERIYADVNWEIVDVVEHVAKDRGIPMAQVALAWLLSKRDVTAPIVGATKMYQLDDALAALDVTLSADEIAALEAPYNPILPVF; this is translated from the coding sequence ATGCAATTCACCACCCTCGGCCACACCGGCCTCACCGTCTCGCGCATCTGTCTCGGCTGCATGAGCTACGGCTCGTCCAAGTGGCGGCCGTGGGTCCTCGATGAATCGGATGCGCGGCCTTTCTACAAGAAGGCGCTCGACGCCGGGATCAACTTCTTCGACACCGCCGACATGTACTCGCTCGGCGCGAGCGAGGAGGTCACGGGACGCGCGCTGCGCTCGATGGCGAACATGGACGAGATCGTCCTCGCCACGAAGGTCTTCAACGCGATGAGCGACGGCCCGAACATGAAAGGCCTGTCGCGCAAGCACATCACGCAGGGCGTCGAAGCGAGTCTCAAGCGACTCGGCGTCGAGACGATCGATCTGTATCAGATTCATCGCTTCGATCACACGACGCCGGTCGACGAGACGCTCGCCGCGCTGAATCACCTCGTCGAGAGCGGAAAAGTCCGCTACCTGGGCGCCAGCTCAGGGTTTGCCTGGGAGCTGATGCGCGCCCTCAGCATCTCCGAGCGCAACGGCTGGGCGCGATTCGTCTCCATGCAGCCGCAATACAACCTGCTCTATCGCGAGGAAGAGCGTGAGATGATTCCGCTCTGCCGCACCGAAGGCATCGGCATCATCCCGTGGTCGCCGCTCGGACGCGGCAAGCTCACGCGGCCACGCGCCGAGCAAAAGGGTGCCAGCATTCGATCGGAGAACGACCCGTACGCGGAACGAATCTACGCCGACGTGAATTGGGAGATCGTCGACGTCGTGGAGCACGTCGCGAAGGATCGCGGTATTCCGATGGCGCAGGTCGCGCTCGCGTGGCTGCTCTCGAAGCGCGACGTCACGGCGCCGATCGTCGGCGCGACGAAGATGTACCAGCTCGACGACGCCCTCGCCGCGCTCGACGTGACGTTGAGCGCCGACGAGATCGCCGCCCTCGAGGCGCCCTACAACCCGATCCTGCCGGTCTTCTGA
- a CDS encoding APC family permease gives MTSAAAHGAELKKELGLRDLVLQQIVYVVGVTWVGAAAKLGHAQVIFWLAAIVLFYLPQAAVVIDLSRRMPLEGGLYQWARLGLGELIGFLVAWNLWVYGVVLIATIGLIVGTALSYAFGPSAGWLATNKTFTLVLNAFLLAALMVLAVRGLGVSKWLHNAGSIGLLLAFAALIILPLVHMARGGTPEPAPYSVAMPALSLLSINIFSKLAVGALSGFEYVAVLAGETKDASRTIAKATLIAAPIIALMFIFGTSSVLAFIPIDRIDLVGPIPQVLRAGIGSLGVGAVLAVVAILLVTGRTITNTSILLTATSRMPMVAGWDDLLPRWFTTLHPKYRTPINSILFVGVIAVAFGAAGISGVGRQEAYQLLDNAAGIFYGLTYIVMFAIPLFGLRNARPRPSPALRVAAASGFAVSVLYVVLSIFPIIDVPSWWSFAAKISGVVIALNAVGLAIYVAAARRRAIRAAAFAE, from the coding sequence GTGACGTCGGCGGCCGCTCACGGCGCGGAGCTCAAGAAGGAGCTCGGCTTACGCGATCTCGTGCTTCAGCAGATCGTGTACGTCGTCGGCGTCACATGGGTGGGCGCGGCCGCGAAGCTCGGCCACGCGCAAGTTATTTTCTGGCTCGCCGCGATTGTCCTGTTCTACTTGCCGCAGGCCGCCGTGGTGATCGATCTCTCGCGACGCATGCCGCTCGAGGGTGGACTGTATCAGTGGGCGCGCCTGGGGTTGGGTGAGCTGATCGGATTTCTCGTCGCGTGGAATTTGTGGGTGTACGGTGTCGTGCTGATCGCGACGATCGGACTCATTGTCGGCACGGCGTTGTCCTACGCCTTCGGCCCGAGCGCCGGCTGGTTGGCCACGAACAAGACGTTCACGCTCGTGCTCAACGCGTTTCTGTTGGCCGCATTGATGGTGTTGGCCGTGCGGGGATTGGGTGTGAGCAAGTGGCTGCACAACGCGGGAAGCATCGGGCTGCTGCTGGCCTTCGCGGCGTTGATCATTTTGCCGTTGGTGCACATGGCGCGCGGCGGAACGCCAGAGCCCGCGCCGTACTCGGTCGCCATGCCCGCGCTCTCCCTGCTCAGCATCAACATCTTCAGCAAGCTCGCGGTCGGCGCGTTGAGTGGATTTGAATACGTCGCGGTCCTGGCGGGCGAGACGAAGGATGCGTCACGCACGATCGCGAAGGCGACGTTGATCGCGGCGCCGATCATTGCGCTCATGTTCATCTTTGGAACGAGCTCGGTGCTGGCGTTCATTCCGATCGACCGCATCGACCTGGTCGGGCCGATCCCGCAGGTGTTGCGCGCCGGGATTGGATCGCTGGGCGTGGGCGCCGTCCTGGCCGTGGTGGCGATTCTCCTGGTCACCGGCCGTACGATCACCAATACGAGCATCCTGCTCACGGCGACGTCGCGCATGCCGATGGTCGCCGGCTGGGATGATCTTCTACCGCGCTGGTTCACGACGTTGCACCCGAAATACCGCACACCGATCAACTCGATCCTCTTCGTGGGCGTCATCGCGGTCGCGTTTGGAGCGGCGGGCATCTCCGGTGTCGGCCGGCAGGAAGCCTATCAATTGCTCGACAACGCGGCCGGCATCTTTTACGGACTGACCTACATCGTGATGTTCGCCATCCCGCTATTCGGTCTTCGGAACGCGCGACCGCGGCCGAGTCCCGCGCTGCGTGTGGCCGCGGCGTCGGGATTTGCGGTGAGCGTCCTGTACGTCGTGCTGTCGATCTTCCCGATCATCGACGTGCCGAGCTGGTGGAGCTTCGCGGCGAAGATCTCTGGCGTGGTCATCGCATTGAATGCGGTCGGACTGGCGATCTACGTGGCAGCCGCGCGACGCCGAGCGATTCGCGCGGCGGCGTTCGCCGAGTGA
- a CDS encoding acetamidase/formamidase family protein — translation MTSRRHFLARAPLGTAGLLAACRQASAAHDTASVAQAGAAAPMQAGSPATRPLLAALPAGAAVLRWTPKHEELVYTFGGAAPRQRIKSGTRIVTWTEDCFDGAVKTAADLPSKVMPAGHDNPQTGPFYVEGAEPGDTVAVHIRKLEPARAYGVSSFGPGFGALVGTDQTAMLGPDFPETTWRYDVDAARNVARSTSRDAKRAWEVPLAPFLGCLGVAPAGGEARTTIVPGNFGGNMDCPEVRAGNTVFLGVNVPGALLSFGDGHYAMGEGEIMGAAIEGAMNVEVYVELLKHTATPVPRIENADEIMFVGSGRPLEDAARVAFKAMVGWVQANAKLSELDAYQFVSQNSRAPIIQIVDPEYTVLVKIAKSRLPTNAS, via the coding sequence ATGACCTCACGCCGCCACTTCCTCGCTCGCGCGCCGCTGGGCACTGCCGGACTGCTCGCCGCCTGCCGCCAGGCGTCGGCCGCCCACGACACCGCGTCCGTCGCGCAAGCCGGCGCCGCCGCGCCGATGCAGGCCGGCTCTCCCGCGACGCGGCCGCTGCTTGCCGCGCTGCCCGCCGGTGCCGCGGTCTTGCGATGGACCCCGAAGCACGAAGAGCTCGTATACACGTTCGGCGGCGCGGCGCCCAGACAGCGCATCAAGTCGGGCACGCGCATCGTGACGTGGACGGAGGACTGCTTCGACGGCGCGGTGAAGACGGCGGCCGACTTGCCGTCCAAGGTCATGCCCGCGGGGCACGACAATCCGCAAACGGGTCCGTTCTACGTCGAAGGCGCGGAGCCGGGCGATACGGTCGCGGTGCACATTCGCAAACTCGAACCGGCGCGCGCGTATGGCGTGTCGTCGTTCGGTCCTGGATTCGGCGCGCTCGTCGGCACCGATCAAACCGCGATGTTGGGTCCTGACTTTCCCGAAACGACGTGGCGATACGACGTCGATGCCGCGCGCAACGTCGCACGCAGCACCAGCCGCGACGCCAAGCGCGCCTGGGAAGTGCCGCTCGCGCCATTCCTCGGCTGCCTGGGCGTGGCGCCGGCGGGCGGGGAAGCGCGCACGACGATCGTGCCGGGCAACTTCGGCGGCAACATGGATTGTCCCGAAGTACGCGCGGGAAACACCGTCTTCCTCGGCGTCAATGTACCCGGCGCGCTGCTCTCATTCGGTGACGGGCACTACGCGATGGGCGAAGGCGAGATCATGGGCGCCGCGATCGAAGGCGCGATGAACGTGGAGGTGTACGTCGAGCTGCTGAAGCACACGGCCACGCCGGTGCCGCGCATCGAGAACGCCGACGAGATCATGTTCGTCGGCAGCGGACGGCCGCTCGAGGATGCGGCGCGCGTCGCGTTCAAGGCGATGGTCGGCTGGGTGCAGGCTAACGCGAAGCTCTCCGAGCTCGATGCGTATCAGTTCGTCTCGCAGAATTCGCGCGCGCCGATCATTCAGATCGTCGATCCGGAGTACACCGTTCTCGTCAAGATCGCGAAGTCGCGTCTGCCGACGAACGCGAGCTGA